The segment ttgcaaatataagaaaatacacacatactttCTTAATGAAAATGTAGCTACAATATACTATGTACTACATACCATTGACTCTAAACACACAATATGTACATTTGGTCCCTATCTTTGTTCACTGCAAAGTATACCTGGATATCACCCCATATCAGCGTGTGGACATCTTACTCATTTCGTTTTCAGCTGGTGAAGATTCCATTTTGTGAATGTCCTGTATTTTGTTAAACTAATCCTACACTGAAGGATAATCTGGTATTGTCAATCTTTTGCTAatacaaaaaaatgctaaaatgaatAACCTTATGCATAAGTCACTTTGTGTTTTTGAAAGTAGGTATTTCATAAAGactcccagaagtgggattgctgctCAAAAGAtaacatatgaggtgtgacagttaagtttgtgaacttgttgccacgacgttgctaaccttttttgttgtcagagggattattcattatgaatttgtaccaactggacaaacagttaaccaagtttaccatttggaagtgctgaaaaggctgtgtgaaaaagagacaaaaatgacctgaactttccgccaacaattcatggctcttgcatcatgacaacgcaccagctcacatggcaccgtctgtgaggtagtttttagccggtaaacaaatcactgtattggaacaccctccctaatcacctgatctggcccccaatgacttctttctttacccgaagataaaggaaatattgaaaggaagacatttgatgacattcatgacatcaagggtaatatgatgacagctctgatggccatttcagaaaaagttccaaaattgctttgacaggtggactaggcactggcattggtgcataacttcccaaggggagtgctttgaaagtgaccatagtgatattcagcaatgaggcatgcagtactttttctaggatgagtttgcgaacttaattgtctgacctcgtatatatttaattttgctaGTCAATCAAAGTATGAAGTCTGATATCAACTTACATTGTTTCTCTTATCAGAAGGAAGCCAACAAAACCTACAACTGTGAAAATTTAGGTCTCAGAGGCATTCCTGACACTCTACCAAACACAACAGAAGTTTTGGAATTTGGCTTTAATTTCTTGCCCACAATTCAAGTTACAACTTTCAGCAGACTCATAGATCTTATCTTTTTGGACTTAACCAGGTATGTGTCTGAGTTCCGTGTGTCTGGTTTATGTTTTACTTAAGTAATAACACGACTTGCATTTCAATTGTTTTCAGGATCTTTTGGGAGGCACAGAGATAATCTCCTTATCCTGTATGCTTAAATTGGGTCAGTAGTGCTATTTAAGTTCTAAGGAATATTgataacaaaactgaaaacaaatcttGTACTAAATCAGATGCCATATTATATTCCACCATTGGgtaataacattttaagaaaaatctgcaggagaaacacatacacacacacacacacgcacacaatcTTCTAACTTTTTTCCTACAAACTAGGGCAAAATTTCTATTATTTGGTTTTAGAGGCAGAATCAGGATTGCAAATGCTGAACTAGTGCTTGTGAAGCAGTGGGCAGAAGTATCACaggaaaataaggaaagcaaACAAAAGGGAAATGCAGCATATGTGTGTGcctggaagagggagaaagggttCTGTATGTGGATGGAGTCTGTACCCCTTGTAGCAGCTCTGTTTCTTTGATTGTTCAACTTAAGCTTCTGcagagcaggagaggagagcaTTCACACCATAATACTATATCATCTGCACAACCACCACTCTGAGGGAAGCATGGTAAATATGACCGTCTGACTCAcattagatgaagaaattgaggttcaggGAGATTTTGTGAGCTTGCTTAAGATCACAGAGCAGGGAAACGGGAACTCTGCTCTCCTGACAACCAGTCCAGTCTCCCAAATGACAACAGGCCATGTCCCGAGCCAAGACGCCATGTGCACATGCTTAGAAAACTTGAGAGAAAGCTTTGCCCTTTCAGATAAGAGACAAAAATTCTGCTACCTACCTATCATGCACCAAGAAAACTGACTTTCTCTGTCCtttatcatttctcatttttagatgaaatgaacTTGACAGCATGTTTAGGGAGTGTGTGGACCAGGAGAGCTTTTCTAGCTGGAGGGCTCTaagcttcttcttcttttacttCCAAAAAGTGATAATAGTATGACCTCATGCTTTCTAAAATCCTCTTTCTCTGCTCCCTCACCTTACCCTGCCTTTTATCTGGTCACAAGTTAGACACCATTTTTATTGCTCTAAACAGTCGTTGTGCCTTTAGCTTTATCCACatgtcttctattttctttgctcattatTTCATCTTGCTTTCCAGCTTTTGctctctgaaataatttttctttttcctgaagtaCATCCTTAGAAACACCTTTAGTGAGAGTCTGTTAGCAGGAAACGcccctgttttttttgttgttgtttttttttctgaaaatgtctttatttcactttgatTCTTAGAAGAGAGTATTTTCTGACATATGATTCTGtgttgagttatttatttatttatttatttatttatttatttatttatttatgtatttttcatccCTTCGATGCTATCATTGCTGTCTTTCATTATTGCTGCTGGGCAGTCATCTATCTGTCTAATCATTATTCACCTGAAGGCAATCTATCTTTTCCTCTCTAGAAGTTTTCAATagcttctctttgtctttggcatGCTATAACAATACAATGATGCGCTGAGGAGATTGTTGGGCTCCTTGAACATGAGACTAGTGTTTTTTGTCAATTCTAAAATATGCTAGCCGTGATCTGTTTGAACCTTGGCTTGCCCCCagtctctcttttatttcctctggATCGCTGATTAGACTTATATCGCTTCTTTTCACTCATCCTTCATATAgcttaatgtattttttcttgcttcctatctctttggatTTATGGACTATATTCTAagtaattttgttatatttgcttCTAGTCCATTAATACTCTTCTTCAGTTGTGTTTAATCTCCTGTACAGACTATACACTGGctttctaatttcatttattaaCTTGTTCCATTTCAATAAGTTTCAgtgatttctcattttacaaatatagcACACcagttttaatattattttaattatttaatattattttcctgttgGCTCTTACTTTTTATTAACCTGTCAAACATGTTTGATATAAACATAGTCATTTATCATATATTCTGATAATATATATCAGGCATAgcatgtgttctttatatatcatatataatcaGATATATCTGATAATTCAGGTATctgctttgtttttaaacctgattctgtagaattctttctttctttctctttttcttttttttgctgacTTTGGAGAATGTGTTTCCCTTACGTGcttagagaatttttattttgagctCATCTATCTTTTGGAACTTTGTGTAAATCTGTGTTTAAAATGCTTTCCTGGAATTAGATAATaccaataaattattaatattgttacATATGATAATAGCATTATGGCTAcgaaaatgtctatttttttattttttattttttttgagatgCCTACTGCACTATGTACGGGAAATCTAGGATTCgatttaaaataattcaggagAGAGAGTGGGAATAGATAAAGCCAAGAAATGTATATGGCAAAATCTTGAGAATTGCTGCATCCATGTGATACACATATGAAGGTTCATTGTCCTGTTCTCTTTACTTTTATGTACATCTGAAagttttccttattaaaaattaaataagcacATCACTCCAGAAAAGATTTGTATTTACTTCTGCCAGTTACTTGAAGTCACTACCATCCTGGATCCACTTTCAACTGTGTTTTCCACTTGGGTTTCTTTTGGTGGTCCACAGAAATAGCATACATTCAGCCCACAGTCCTCAGGAGTGGAAGCTTATGGTTGGGGAATCTCTCAGAGGAAACTTCTCTTATTGTTATTGTTTCTCTTGTTCCATTCAGAGCAAAAGTCAAGACAAACACATATCTTCAAGGACTCTCCCTgtgagttttctgtttttaaggtcGCCCACTGAAAGGATCCCTTTTGAGGGTCTTGGTCGTTTGCAGATTTTTGATAGGACTTCCTATCCTATTGCCAAGCTTTGTCTCCTGCCACTGGTACATGTGGCTCACTAAACGCAGGCTCTCCGCCACCAGGGCACCTTTTCATATATATCATCTGATTCACATTCATTCTATAAAGTAATCcttatttctctactttttagatgaaaaaaatagACGTTGAGAAACGTAACTGGCTCAAAGTGGCACAGATTCATGAATAGTATGtcatatgttatatgttatgCATTATATATGACAAGttttatattacttaaaataataaataatggttTAATTTTTCCTACAATCAAACCACTAATTACTCCCTAAATTCCAAACACAAACCTCTGAGAGTTCAATCGAAAGGGGCAAGATATCTGGAAGAAAAATCTAAATCAGAATGTTCAGAACCGAGGCTAGTAATTCATTCACCAGGCCATCATGGTTactgaaaaagattttttatgttttattttgaataataatgtTCAGTTTTTACTATACACAAATGACGATTTTGTTCCTATAGGTCACTGTGACTGAGTCATTTTTCTAATCAATTATTGTTAAATACTATTATCTTTTTAAGATGCCAGATTAACTGGGTACATGAAAACACTTTTCAAAGCCATCATCAATTGAACACAATTGTGTTGACTGGAAATCCTCTGATATTCATGGCAGAAACATCACTTAATGGGCCCACGTCATTGAAGCATCTTTTCTTAATCCAAACAGGATTATCCAATCTCCAGTTTATCCCAGTGCACAATCTGGAAAACTTGGAAAGTTTGTATCTTGGAAGCAACCATATTTCTTCCATTAAGCTCCCAGTAAACTTCCCAACACAGAATCTGAAAGTTCTGGATTTTCAGAATAATGCTATACACTATCTCTCTACTCAAGATGTGAACTCTCTGAAGCAGGCTACCAACCTAAGCCTTAACTGCAATGGCAACAACATTAAAGACATTGAGCCTGGGGCTTTCCATTCCAAAGTTTTCCAAAGTTTGAAATTTGGAGGCACTTTCGACTTGTCTGTTATATTAAAAGGCCTACAGAATTCTACTACTCAGTCTCTCTGGCTGGGAACATATGAAGACACTGATAAGCGAGACCTTACTTCAGACATGCTTGCAGGACTTTGTGACATGTCTGTGGAGAGCATCAACCTGCAGAAGCACCATTTCTCTAACTTGTCAGCTACCACCTTTCGGTGCTTTACACGACTCCAGGAATTGGATCTGACTGAAACTCACTTGAGAGAGTTACCCTCTGGGATTGAAGGCATGAACTCTCTTAAGAAACTAGTTCTCAATGTAAATAACTTTGACCAATTGTGTCAAATCAATGCCGCCAGTTTCCCAACCCTTACAGACCTCTATATCAAAGGTAACCTAAGAAAACTTGACCTCGGTGTTGGGTGTTTGGAAAAACTAGAAAATCTTCAGAGACTTGATTTAAGTCACAGTAATATAGAGACTTCTGACTGCTGCAATCTGCCCCTCAAAAACCTGTCCCACTTGCAGTACTTAAACCTGAGCTACAATATGCCCATCGGTCTCCGGAGTGAGGCATTCAAAGAATGTCCTAAGCTACAACTCCTGGACCTGGCATTCACCCACTTGCATGTTAAAGCTCCACAACGTCCTTTCCAAAGCCTCTCTCACCTGCAGGCTCTGAATCTCTCTCACTGCCTCCTCAATACCAGCAATCAGCACCTTCTACAAGGCCTACTGGATCTCCGGTATCTGAATTTACAGGGAAATCGCTTTCAAGATGGGAGCATCTCAAAGACCAACCTCCTTCAGACAGTAGGTAGCTTGgaaattctaattttatcttcCTGTGAGCTCCTCTCTGTAGACCAGGAAGCATTCCACAGTCTTGGGAAAATGAGACACATAGACTTAAGCCACAACAGCCTGACAGGAAATAGCATCAGTGCTCTTAGCCACCTGAAGGGGACCTACCTCAATCTGGCTGCCAATAGCATTCGCATCATCCCACCTCATCTCCTCCCCATCTTGTCCCAGCAGAGCACCATTAATTTAAGTCACAATCCCCTGGACTGCACTTGCTCAAATATTCATTTCATAACATGGTACAAAGAAAACCTGCATAAACTGGAGGGCTCAGAGGAGACTGTGTGTGCAAACCCCCCATCTTTAACGGGAGTTAAGCTGTCTGAGGTCAAACTGTCTTGTGGAATTACGGCTGTgggcattttctttcttgtcgtattttcattcttactcaccattctgctcattttttcagttaaattCCTTCTTAGGTGGAAATACCAGCACATTTAGTGCTGAAGGTTTCTAGAGATGGCAAATAAATGTGTTCAGCAAAATTGCCCTAAGTAGGAGAACTGTTGTCTATTACTGATGAGACTTTACAGATTGGTTCCCGGTGCTGGGTGGggatttattgtgtttttctgaGTCTCAGAACTAATGAACCTCTCTGGGAAGTCAACCGAATTAAGCCAGAGGGCCAGACGCAGCTGTGAGAGACACAGAGCCTTTTCCTCACATGGAAGGTGGGTAGAAGTTGAGGGAGGTCCCATGGCAGGGAAAGGCAAAAGGAATAACCCACAAGAAGGCCATCTCCCTCACACTCATGTACATCCTCAAAGCGCCTCCCACCCTGACCCTAAAAGGAGACCATCAACACCCATGGCTTGGTCGTGCTGAGGACCCCAGTTCCCACTCTCCCTCTCACAATGCAGGCATTGTGCTTGGGTCTGAGTTCCCAATAGTGTAGCCCTTTGAGAAACTTGTTGGGGATAAAGTCttgatgtacattttaaatgaaaaagggaagacacaataaatttaaaagaagaggtTGAGAAATAAATCTTGTCATCAAATTGACTCCATGAATCCTTAGGTGTCTAAGGTCTCCACAATGCCACTGCTTTGCAAATagccacaaaataaataaataaagacatccccttaaaataaataaagggatccccctcccccaagtttTCTGGATTTTTGCTGCATTGGCCACCGTCACCTGAGAACCAGGGGACCTCCTTCTGTCAACCTGGTGTTGTTGCTCTTTACGTTATAGAGCCGAGTGGGCTGTGGTCCAGCTGCTCTTCTCATTTGGATGTCTGGTCCTTTGAAGCTTCTTTCCCACAGGAACTATGCGATAAACAGTGGTTTGGTTCCCAGGCCAGCTCTCAAATTCTGATTCACCTGGGACAGCAATTGAGATAGCACTTTTACAATGCCATCTAGAGAAGAAAGCATCTCCACATACTAGCTGTCTGTCAGAAACACAATAAGCTGACTGAGTGAGAAGCCGTTTCTGTTGAAGTTGCAGGGGTCAGTTAAGGAAGTAGCAGCGACAAAGAGGGAATAGGACCCGTGAATGCAGAGAGAGACAGGACTGGGAAGGCGGCAGGGTGATGACTTAGACTTCCCAAGGCCAAGGGTCACCCTCCTGCAGGGCTCAATCTTCTCAAGTCTGCAGTGGCGGCTGTGAGCGCTCTTGTACTTAGGTGCTGCACCTACAAAGTCTAGATTAAGTTCTTTAACCAATTTTAGGTTAGAGATGGTAACTCATAGTTAGGAAATTCTGATTGGATAGCAAAGTAAAATTTGATTAATATCCAATCAGAATTTCTGAGCCCTTAGGTTAAGGGCATGACAGTGGGACATAATAACAAAGTGGAAACTTGGGGACCAGCTCCTCTTTACCCCTGTATG is part of the Rhinolophus sinicus isolate RSC01 linkage group LG03, ASM3656204v1, whole genome shotgun sequence genome and harbors:
- the CD180 gene encoding CD180 antigen isoform X1, translated to MAPPVSCFLFVVLFSASCKVITSLDKNCTEKEANKTYNCENLGLRGIPDTLPNTTEVLEFGFNFLPTIQVTTFSRLIDLIFLDLTRCQINWVHENTFQSHHQLNTIVLTGNPLIFMAETSLNGPTSLKHLFLIQTGLSNLQFIPVHNLENLESLYLGSNHISSIKLPVNFPTQNLKVLDFQNNAIHYLSTQDVNSLKQATNLSLNCNGNNIKDIEPGAFHSKVFQSLKFGGTFDLSVILKGLQNSTTQSLWLGTYEDTDKRDLTSDMLAGLCDMSVESINLQKHHFSNLSATTFRCFTRLQELDLTETHLRELPSGIEGMNSLKKLVLNVNNFDQLCQINAASFPTLTDLYIKGNLRKLDLGVGCLEKLENLQRLDLSHSNIETSDCCNLPLKNLSHLQYLNLSYNMPIGLRSEAFKECPKLQLLDLAFTHLHVKAPQRPFQSLSHLQALNLSHCLLNTSNQHLLQGLLDLRYLNLQGNRFQDGSISKTNLLQTVGSLEILILSSCELLSVDQEAFHSLGKMRHIDLSHNSLTGNSISALSHLKGTYLNLAANSIRIIPPHLLPILSQQSTINLSHNPLDCTCSNIHFITWYKENLHKLEGSEETVCANPPSLTGVKLSEVKLSCGITAVGIFFLVVFSFLLTILLIFSVKFLLRWKYQHI
- the CD180 gene encoding CD180 antigen isoform X2, with amino-acid sequence MAETSLNGPTSLKHLFLIQTGLSNLQFIPVHNLENLESLYLGSNHISSIKLPVNFPTQNLKVLDFQNNAIHYLSTQDVNSLKQATNLSLNCNGNNIKDIEPGAFHSKVFQSLKFGGTFDLSVILKGLQNSTTQSLWLGTYEDTDKRDLTSDMLAGLCDMSVESINLQKHHFSNLSATTFRCFTRLQELDLTETHLRELPSGIEGMNSLKKLVLNVNNFDQLCQINAASFPTLTDLYIKGNLRKLDLGVGCLEKLENLQRLDLSHSNIETSDCCNLPLKNLSHLQYLNLSYNMPIGLRSEAFKECPKLQLLDLAFTHLHVKAPQRPFQSLSHLQALNLSHCLLNTSNQHLLQGLLDLRYLNLQGNRFQDGSISKTNLLQTVGSLEILILSSCELLSVDQEAFHSLGKMRHIDLSHNSLTGNSISALSHLKGTYLNLAANSIRIIPPHLLPILSQQSTINLSHNPLDCTCSNIHFITWYKENLHKLEGSEETVCANPPSLTGVKLSEVKLSCGITAVGIFFLVVFSFLLTILLIFSVKFLLRWKYQHI